In Dermacentor variabilis isolate Ectoservices chromosome 10, ASM5094787v1, whole genome shotgun sequence, the genomic window CTGGCATTGAACGGTGGATGAAAAGAGTCTATAAAATCGAGCAGAAGGCAGCACCACAAGATCGTGTCCATGGTTGCCTTTCCATTATTTGATGCCTAAATAACTAATTCCGTGAGAGGGAGTAACAGCAGTCCTCCATTTGTTTCAACTGAGTGAATAAAACAGTGTTTTCTATACCTTGTTCAGAAGACATGTAAGGCTTTGTGATTTCACGATAGTACCGAGAGAACTCTGGTACGTACGCCGCCGTGGGTGTTCCGTATTTGAAGCTACAATGCTCTCGATTAGGTGCCATGCGAAGCTCAGCGGTCGTGCTGTTTGCTGCCTTCGTCGCGACCTGGCTTGTCTCGGCGTCGGCAGTGCTGGAGACACAGACGAAAGTGTCTGGGCCTGCGCGAGCAGAAGGTGAACTAGTGAGCTGGCCAGAAGACAGGAAGCAGAGCGACAGGAGACTGGTACGCATTCAACCCAAGTTATATACGGAGCCAGGCGTAAGCGTGTAGGCTTAACAAGATGCGTTacgtttcaacaacaacaacaacaacaacaacaacaacaacaacaacaacaacaacaacaacaacaacaacaacaacaacaacaacaacaacaacaacaacaacaacaacaacaacaacaacaacaacaacaacaacaacaacaacaacaacaacaacaacaacaacaacaacaacaggcgCCCACATTTTCCGGCATGTCTGCGTGGCAGGAATGTTTGTGCAGGCCGATCGTTTAACCTTCTTCTTGCACGGCACGGATGATTTACCCCGTACAGTGCGCGTTTGCTcatggcggcaaaaaaaaaaaagaaatattgtgaAGCAATTTATGGTTTCATGGCGAGCCTTGCAAGTGCTCCACACCCAACGCTTTTGCTGTGGAATGCCCGCATCCCGAAACAGTTGGTGCGCTTGAAAtaatctgaaaaagaaagaaaatattttgcgAGACGAGCCGCAAATTAACATGTCTTAAGAACGAAAGGCTTTGTGACTTAATCCCGAGAGCCCTCGACGAAGCGCACACCCAGACTTATTTCTGTAAGCAGCGTACATACGTAACATACGCCCTCCGCAGCAATAGAAAACAAATTAGTGTTGATTCGCATGTACAACGAACACAGATAAATAGCTAGATCAATAAAATATAATGATGTGCGAGTTTCCAGCCCACCATAGCCAGCTAGCCGTGTCTATCATTTCGTCTTCAGTCATTGTGTGTATTTGTGCGTTAACTCGCTGtggtgatagatagatagatagatagatagatagatagatagatagatagatagatagatagatagatagatagatagatagatagatagatagatagctgatggatggatggatggatggatggatggatggatggatggtagcGCCGACGTTACATACATTGCAGGAAGTTGATGGTAGATCCCGccataaaacactttcgtgttaaacaagaaagacaaaagaaaacgcaagcgtgcGCATGGTCGCCATTCTTCGAGAAAAACTGTAGCGCTAACATGTACAGCTCGGCGACGCTGGTGCAGATCGCAGTCGGCCGCTCGCTTTAGGCGTGGGTGAATCATGCTGATACACTGCTAGACACTGGTCACGTGACATCTCGTCCTTGCTCTGCCTCTTCCTCTTGCTAGTTGTCGAGATGTTGCTTTCGGTGGAGACCTCGTGTCTTAAAAACAGTTTACGATCACCGTTTTGCCAGGACGTCCTTAATGGGCGCTGCGCCCGCCCTGGGCCGTGTTCATGAAAGCTTACGTGCACAGCATGCGGGAACTGCCGCTATTGCGTTGGTCGAgggcttctttttttgttgttccaGTCCTGCTTCATTTGCGCAGATTAAAATGGTGGCTTCGCTCTGAGAAATCGCTGTGAGCTTACATACGCTGCTCTTGAGGAAAAACTACATCTTATCGTAATTAGTGCCTTTTGAGTCAGTTTTGCTTGTATTTCGAAGcgtaggaaaaaaagaagcatccaTGATTCACCGTAGTTCAAGTTTCATAGGACTTGCCTGAGGTACTATGCAACTCTCTTACTTGTTAATATTGTGCTTTTCCTACTtctttatgaaaaaaaagaaacgtgataCTACATTATGGGTGAACTATAGCGCTTCGTACCCGCAATTAACAAATGAGTAATTAGCCATATATTTCGTTCAAGACGCTGCCTGGTGACGCCGACCCGAAGCCGAGTCGTGGGGAGGCCACGACGTTGTCCATTGCGCAACAGGCGGGGTTCCACGCGCCTCTGGGGTCATCCGGTTTGCGACCGGCTCCGGCGATACCAGGTAATGTCGATTCATCGCACATTTTAGTGGCTCGATGGCTGTGGTGCGTTCACTGTTGCCTGGCAAAAGGTCGTTGGTTCGATGCCCGACCTCGGCGGCTGCATTCCGTTGAGGTGTATTGTCTGTGGCAGTGGTTCTTCGTCAAGATGTTGATCTCGGCAGGTTTGTTCTTTCGCTGGTCTCCCGTATTACGTATATATCTCCTTTGTGAGGCGAAATGGAGTGTGTATTATTATTGTGCTTAGTAATAATATGTAGAGACGATGGTGTACTTCAATTTGAGTACGCTAATGAACCCCatttggtcaaaattattcattagcccccccccccccccctacaatgGCGTCATTTTTAGAGCTgtgtcgctttgggacgttaatcACCGTATTTCCTTTTTACGAGGCATAGCCTATGCTACTTTTACCGTTAAAATGCAAATTTTAGTGATTGcccacacgaaaaagaaaacctaGATTTTCACCGCATtcgtcaaaaaaaattttttttgcaagctGCGATTGCCCAAGCATCGAAGTAGCAAAGCGTCGAAGCGCTTGCAAAGCGCCGAAGTAATTCCATTGTGTTTCACAAATGTGACTCCAGAGTTTCCAAAGAGACATGACAAGTTAACACAAATTGTCATCGTTGCGAAATTGCGCGTATCTGCTCTGTGGTGTGGACGGGTTTATAGGCACTTGAGACTCTCATACGGTTGCTGACCTTTGGCTCACTGTGTTAGTACCTGCTCGCAGAACCGTGAGCTGGATGGAGCCTAACACAGAAAGGTTAGGGACTGTAAGAagggcaaaaaataaaatgaattggTGAGGCGGCTCACGCGGCGTTCGAAGTGGTCAACAGTGGTGAAGCGTTACATGCCGCTTGAGTAAACGTTTCAACTGGAAGGCTTGTTCTGGTCAGAGCCTGACTGACCTCGGTATTCCAAACGTCCCCCAGCTCAAGCTATTCGGTCATtcattgttgatgatgatgctcattgacatctcctttgaaacggggtgggggCAAGTAGTCaccagcctgcttgatttaatcaggttttactacataTAACGCTGTCTCGCCTTTTGCCTATCCGAATGCAATCTGAAGTTTTGTATTTAAAACGTCTGTCCAATATACTCTACCATTACTTACACTTGCAATGACTGAGCCCTGCTATTCTCTTCTCTTCTTCTACCAATGTTCTAGTCGTCTCTTATCTCGGCTCCTGAAGAGTTAATCTTTCCATCTTCTTTGAATCGCAGCGCTTCTGGTAGGTGGACACTCGCTACTGGTTTCACTGGAATACCTTGACATTTCATTGCGATGTCGTTTGCgggctattttttttcttcagaacgCACATGCCATATCCTGCGGCGTGTGATCGATCCGGAATGGTTTTTGTCCTCGGGCAGCCAGCTCggacctcaaatagcaaggcaccaCCTTTCGTGTTATCCTACAAGTATTGCCTTTTAATTTCTTcgcattcttgtaaatctccacggtaactttgtttccattctttgcatcaaATCTGCCGTGTCTTTCtctctcaatttctttctttaacatATCTGGTTATCTATTTACACTTTGAGTTACCCTGTGCTCggctgccaactttcttgacctcttcctccattctgtgtccacgcttttcaggtgaaatacttgtgcactttagccacccatttattttgatccatgttcctgagtccttcttcaaaactaattttgccctgcgcttctctgacttcaaaagaggctcAACTCATGTCGCCCtgcgctgcctcatttgtggttttgccgtgggaTTCCAATGGCAACCAGCCTACCAATATTTGGTTAACTTCCAGCTGTGACAAGATCTgcaattttaagcacagaatggcatttgcgaacgttagcactGGCAGTGCTTACTCCTTTCCGGATTGCGCGCACCCCCTTATAGTTGTTGTGGCCCCAAAGTTCTCTGTTTCATTGTCGGTGCATGCCGCTTCTCTTGTATTTTCATATCTTGGTGGGCGCTTGAGTAactatttccttcgtttatgtatacgccgaggtatttatattgcttgaccaCGGGTGTGACGTCGTCTTGAACTCATAGCACGTTATTACTTGTCtattcattaaagatcataattccagATTTCTATATCCAGATTTATTTctaaatctgatgagcgggtcaagcgcgtcggcttttatacactaGTCGtctaatgttccagagtaatcgttgggacccgccgTGTCTTCAACatagttctacattattcgcgtcgtgcatacatgcaatcagattacacaaggttcgatcggtcacagacagcggatggaacgatcgataacattccaggaacttccgatacatgcaggcgcgtcctgcgctgtgcgataacatttgttaggtggtgaaacgtggtcgcccgataaaggtaaACAAGTAAACGTGTCACTACGCTGAAAGCTTAGTTTCTTTTGCTGTATTTTCAGTTATACTATTTTCTGTAATTCTCTTGCATTTTCCACTAGTAGCCCTATCATCCGCTTACGT contains:
- the LOC142559611 gene encoding uncharacterized protein LOC142559611 encodes the protein MEKKKKKLFLPELAGAMRSSAVVLFAAFVATWLVSASAVLETQTKVSGPARAEGELVSWPEDRKQSDRRLTLPGDADPKPSRGEATTLSIAQQAGFHAPLGSSGLRPAPAIPEGDGRRSYLLVAAFLVGVFVTAAVVGSALRRRWRKRRRSSPGARRFAEVP